From Pseudomonas alcaligenes, a single genomic window includes:
- a CDS encoding pirin family protein, whose amino-acid sequence MSNSSNMQARVVMTIHDALHTLEGDGFEVRRAIPAQSFEAIGPFIFLDHFGPLDVSPGEAKGASAHPHAGIETLTLLLDGIAWHKDSLGNVSSMRPGEVQWLRAGRGVIHEECPDDEMRRTGGRFHGIQLWLNMPKANKHDEPSYRHIRAEEIPVLEAADGRGRTRLIAGRLDKHEGPIATTGSPFVAHTTLAAGGGIVLAPDGAKELAFYVMVGDVVMDGQVVEAGQLARLSSEGEIRLSTDKGAELLIVGGDPLDAPICRCGPFVMNSAADLERAIREYREGRSRALPRRCRLMSRR is encoded by the coding sequence ATGAGCAACAGTTCGAACATGCAGGCTCGGGTCGTCATGACCATTCACGACGCGCTCCACACGCTCGAGGGCGACGGTTTTGAAGTTCGGCGTGCTATTCCTGCGCAGAGTTTCGAAGCAATTGGCCCCTTCATTTTTCTCGATCATTTCGGGCCGCTTGACGTTAGCCCAGGTGAGGCGAAGGGGGCATCTGCCCACCCGCATGCTGGTATTGAGACGCTGACGCTACTACTCGACGGAATCGCATGGCACAAAGATAGTCTTGGCAATGTGAGCAGCATGCGGCCAGGTGAGGTGCAGTGGCTGCGCGCCGGGCGTGGCGTGATTCATGAGGAGTGCCCAGATGATGAGATGCGCCGTACCGGGGGGCGATTTCACGGCATTCAGCTATGGCTCAATATGCCGAAGGCTAACAAGCACGATGAGCCGAGCTATCGACATATTCGGGCTGAAGAGATTCCGGTGCTCGAAGCCGCCGATGGCAGAGGGCGTACACGTCTGATAGCTGGCCGACTGGATAAGCATGAGGGCCCAATTGCCACAACTGGCTCACCGTTCGTGGCACACACGACTCTTGCGGCTGGAGGCGGCATCGTATTGGCCCCGGATGGTGCAAAGGAGCTGGCCTTCTATGTGATGGTGGGGGATGTCGTCATGGACGGGCAAGTGGTCGAAGCCGGTCAACTCGCTCGGCTGTCCTCTGAGGGGGAAATTCGCCTGAGTACCGATAAGGGAGCCGAGCTCCTCATTGTTGGCGGGGACCCTCTAGATGCTCCCATCTGTCGATGTGGTCCGTTCGTCATGAATTCTGCTGCCGATCTGGAGCGTGCGATCCGTGAATACCGAGAGGGTCGTAGCCGAGCATTGCCGCGGCGTTGCAGGCTTATGTCGCGGCGGTGA
- a CDS encoding acyl-CoA synthetase, translating into MAVKSIQDTESLEKTPLEHRNLPNSTYAALQRCAAENPNRLALSFFLEAKRYCQTHKWTYRELLADITRAANAFHSLGIGPGDVVAFILPNLPETHFTIWGGEAAGIVMAVNPLLEAPQIGDLLRASNAKVVVTLAPTPGSDLWSKLSSQLDHLPSIQDIVWVGMGPYVDGDTANALRLLAWQERRPHRGHRIQYLRSLMRHQPDDHLISGRDICPQDISSYFCTGGTTGLPKIAMRTHGSEVFDAWAVAANLGPHQLGQVIFCGLPLFHVNGQLVTGLMPWIQGEHVILGTPQGYRGEGVIPRFWELVEHFQINFFSGVPTVYSALLQQPVEGRDISSLKYALCGAAPMPVELFREFESRIGIRILEGYGLTEGTCVSSTNPPEGDRRVGSIGLRLAYQAMRAVILDDHGCYLRDAQVDEVGVIAICGPNVFAGYFEPRHNEGIWIDIAGQRWLNTGDLGRQDADGYFWLTGRKKELIIRGGHNIDPKQIEEALQAHPAVALVAAVGSPDAHAGEVPVAYVQLTKDLAVEPETLLSYASQNISERAAIPKRIEILDALPVTPVGKIFKPALQQLEIARVVRQEASTLGLSNVAVEVVQDARHGLVAHIQAGAEQTDLAKALGQYSFRHEWR; encoded by the coding sequence ATGGCAGTCAAGAGCATTCAGGATACCGAGAGCCTGGAAAAAACTCCGCTCGAGCATCGGAACTTGCCTAATAGCACCTATGCGGCATTACAGCGTTGCGCAGCCGAGAACCCTAATCGTCTGGCGCTATCTTTTTTCCTTGAGGCGAAGCGCTATTGCCAAACGCATAAATGGACCTATCGCGAGCTGTTAGCCGACATTACCCGCGCGGCCAATGCTTTCCATTCCTTAGGAATCGGGCCGGGGGATGTAGTTGCCTTCATCTTGCCCAACCTACCGGAAACTCATTTCACCATCTGGGGTGGTGAGGCAGCCGGCATCGTTATGGCAGTTAATCCACTGCTCGAAGCGCCGCAAATCGGTGACCTGCTGCGTGCATCTAATGCCAAGGTTGTTGTCACCCTTGCTCCGACTCCAGGAAGTGATCTTTGGAGCAAGCTTTCCAGCCAGTTGGATCATCTGCCAAGCATTCAAGATATCGTCTGGGTTGGCATGGGGCCCTATGTGGATGGTGACACGGCAAATGCCCTTCGCCTTCTGGCGTGGCAGGAGCGACGTCCTCATCGTGGCCATCGCATCCAGTACCTACGTAGCTTGATGCGCCATCAGCCGGATGATCATCTCATCAGCGGACGGGATATCTGTCCTCAAGATATATCGTCCTACTTCTGTACTGGTGGAACGACGGGCCTGCCCAAGATCGCAATGAGGACACACGGATCCGAGGTTTTTGATGCGTGGGCTGTGGCCGCTAATCTGGGCCCGCATCAACTAGGTCAGGTGATTTTCTGCGGTCTGCCGCTGTTTCACGTCAATGGCCAATTGGTCACTGGGTTGATGCCTTGGATTCAGGGCGAGCATGTCATTTTAGGAACTCCACAGGGGTACCGAGGGGAGGGGGTTATCCCGCGATTCTGGGAGTTGGTTGAGCACTTCCAGATCAACTTCTTCTCAGGGGTGCCTACGGTCTACTCAGCTTTGCTGCAGCAGCCAGTTGAGGGGCGGGATATTTCGTCGCTGAAATACGCCCTTTGTGGAGCCGCTCCGATGCCTGTGGAGTTGTTCCGTGAGTTCGAGTCGCGTATCGGCATACGAATCCTCGAGGGTTATGGTTTGACCGAGGGCACCTGTGTGTCGTCGACAAACCCCCCAGAGGGAGATCGGCGAGTGGGCTCCATTGGCCTGAGGTTGGCTTATCAGGCAATGCGAGCAGTGATACTGGATGATCACGGGTGCTATCTCCGCGATGCTCAGGTCGATGAAGTTGGCGTGATTGCCATTTGTGGTCCCAATGTATTCGCGGGCTATTTTGAGCCCCGTCATAACGAGGGTATCTGGATCGATATTGCCGGGCAGCGCTGGCTCAATACCGGCGACCTGGGGCGCCAAGATGCAGATGGCTACTTCTGGCTCACTGGGCGCAAGAAGGAGCTGATCATCCGCGGCGGACACAACATCGATCCCAAGCAAATTGAAGAAGCATTGCAGGCGCACCCGGCGGTAGCGCTGGTGGCGGCAGTGGGTAGCCCCGATGCGCACGCCGGCGAGGTGCCGGTGGCTTATGTGCAACTAACGAAAGACCTAGCTGTAGAGCCCGAAACCCTTCTTTCGTATGCCTCGCAAAACATCAGTGAGCGCGCAGCCATACCGAAGCGCATCGAGATTCTGGATGCACTTCCGGTGACTCCTGTCGGCAAGATCTTTAAGCCTGCCTTGCAGCAGTTGGAAATCGCCCGTGTCGTGCGTCAGGAGGCGAGCACTCTGGGACTGAGCAATGTTGCGGTGGAGGTTGTGCAGGATGCGCGCCACGGGCTAGTCGCGCATATCCAGGCCGGAGCCGAGCAAACCGACCTCGCCAAGGCGTTGGGGCAATACAGTTTCCGGCATGAGTGGCGCTAG
- a CDS encoding VOC family protein, which yields MSAPESSPKLTTPQPARHPAPTVKAQALQHLIFERPDLDATSEFLTDFGLRVCRDDGETLYLRGTASGPYCYRAHRGPTARFLGFGFQVQSMEDLERLSRIPGATAIEPVTHPGQGLCVRLVDPNGFIVEAVFDQQVGEVLPHRQALQWNFVDQHQRINATQRSPAEPPEVVRLGHVVIEVADYQATCAWYTRHFGLIPSDVQVLPDGSPIVSFMRLDLGETPADHHTLAIAQGFMATYSHSAFEVVDADAVGMGQRVLQERGWQHAWGIGRHILGSQIFDYWQDPWGDKHEHYCDGDLFTAEHPTGVHLVSSEAMAQWGQRLPRSFTRPKINLANLRALFRNLRRSPDLTLRKLLILKRLFG from the coding sequence ATGAGCGCCCCAGAATCATCACCCAAACTGACGACGCCACAACCGGCTCGTCATCCTGCCCCGACAGTCAAGGCGCAAGCGCTACAGCATCTGATCTTTGAGAGACCGGATCTTGATGCTACTTCCGAGTTCCTGACCGACTTCGGCTTAAGGGTTTGCCGTGACGATGGCGAGACTTTGTACCTGCGCGGTACGGCCTCAGGCCCATACTGCTACCGCGCACATCGCGGCCCTACTGCGCGCTTCCTCGGTTTCGGATTTCAGGTCCAGTCTATGGAGGACCTGGAGCGGCTGTCGCGCATTCCAGGGGCTACGGCCATTGAGCCTGTTACTCATCCCGGTCAAGGGCTGTGCGTGCGGCTGGTAGACCCGAATGGCTTCATTGTTGAAGCCGTCTTCGACCAACAGGTTGGAGAGGTCTTACCGCATCGCCAAGCCTTGCAGTGGAACTTCGTCGACCAGCATCAGCGAATAAATGCTACGCAACGTAGCCCTGCAGAGCCGCCGGAAGTGGTACGGCTTGGGCATGTGGTTATCGAGGTGGCCGACTACCAGGCAACCTGTGCCTGGTATACCCGACATTTCGGTTTGATTCCCAGTGACGTTCAGGTCTTGCCCGACGGTTCCCCGATCGTCAGTTTCATGCGCCTTGATCTGGGGGAGACGCCGGCCGATCACCACACCTTGGCGATTGCCCAGGGTTTTATGGCGACCTATAGCCACAGTGCTTTCGAGGTGGTCGACGCTGATGCAGTAGGCATGGGGCAACGAGTGCTGCAAGAGCGAGGCTGGCAGCATGCCTGGGGTATAGGGCGGCACATTCTCGGTAGCCAGATATTCGATTACTGGCAGGACCCCTGGGGCGATAAGCACGAACACTACTGCGACGGTGATCTGTTCACCGCTGAACACCCCACTGGCGTCCATCTCGTGAGCTCCGAAGCCATGGCGCAATGGGGGCAGCGTCTGCCGCGCAGTTTCACTCGGCCGAAGATAAATCTGGCCAACCTGCGGGCACTGTTCCGCAATCTGCGCCGCAGTCCCGATCTGACGCTGCGCAAGCTCTTAATCCTGAAGCGCCTCTTTGGTTGA
- a CDS encoding DUF1302 domain-containing protein translates to MMFKQPPWQSARLACAVSLATMFSTSAQAVTFKIGEIEGQFDSSLSVGASWSTQDADSDLIGAHNGGDGVVQAGDDGRLNFKKGETFSKIFKGIHDLELKYGDTGVFVRGKYWYDFELKDESRLFKDIDDHNRKEGAQSSGAELLDAFVYHNYSIGDLPGSVRLGKQVVSWGESTFIFNSINSINPVDVSAFRRPGAEIKEGLIPVNMFYVSQSLTDNLSAEAFYQLEWDQTVVDNCGTFFATPDVVADGCDRNLTVLSPALGGLSGFAAAQGLGYETTSEGVIISRGGDRDARDSGQFGTALRYFAEDLGTEFGAFFMNYHSRMPVFSATVADPSVFASIAPPSVANPAGGSLFQSSFGPLLGACGGDLACAVSSYEGLATATVAGNSKYFIEYPEDIRLYGLSFSTTLPTGTAWSGEISYRPNAPVQLNTVDILFGGLTPADPSVSPIQATPGGDTHGYRRKEISQAQTTLVHFFDQVMGADRLTLIGEVGFTHVGGLENSSKLRYGRDPVFGSGVLPSGRCESLNASILTDVSQKNLSRYCEDEGFVTSDSWGYRARAIWEYNNLVPGIELKPNIAWSHDVKGYGPNGLFNEDAKAISLGLDANYLSTYTAGLSYTNFFGGKYNNSVDRDFVALSFGMSF, encoded by the coding sequence ATGATGTTTAAGCAACCTCCATGGCAGTCAGCTCGCCTGGCTTGCGCAGTTAGCCTTGCAACTATGTTTTCCACATCGGCTCAGGCTGTCACTTTCAAGATCGGCGAGATCGAAGGACAGTTCGACTCCAGCCTGTCGGTAGGTGCCAGTTGGTCGACGCAGGACGCTGACTCGGACCTGATTGGCGCCCATAACGGTGGCGATGGAGTGGTACAAGCCGGCGATGACGGGCGTCTGAACTTCAAAAAGGGCGAGACCTTCTCGAAGATCTTCAAAGGCATCCACGATCTCGAGCTCAAATACGGCGACACTGGCGTTTTCGTCCGCGGAAAGTACTGGTACGACTTCGAGCTGAAAGACGAGAGCCGGCTGTTCAAGGACATCGACGACCACAACCGCAAGGAAGGTGCCCAGTCCAGCGGCGCTGAGCTGCTCGATGCCTTCGTCTACCACAACTACTCCATCGGCGATCTGCCAGGCTCGGTGCGACTGGGCAAGCAGGTGGTTAGCTGGGGCGAGAGCACCTTCATCTTCAATTCGATCAACTCGATCAACCCGGTGGATGTCTCGGCCTTCCGGCGCCCTGGCGCGGAGATCAAGGAAGGCCTGATCCCGGTCAACATGTTCTATGTATCGCAGAGTCTGACCGACAACCTGTCTGCCGAGGCTTTCTACCAGCTGGAGTGGGATCAGACGGTGGTCGACAACTGCGGCACCTTCTTTGCCACACCGGATGTTGTGGCCGACGGTTGTGACCGTAATCTGACCGTGCTGAGTCCCGCCCTGGGTGGACTCTCTGGCTTCGCTGCCGCCCAGGGTCTCGGCTACGAGACCACTTCCGAAGGTGTGATTATCTCTCGGGGTGGCGATCGCGATGCCCGTGACAGCGGCCAGTTCGGTACTGCGCTGCGCTACTTCGCCGAGGACTTGGGTACCGAGTTCGGTGCTTTCTTTATGAACTACCACAGCCGCATGCCAGTGTTCAGTGCAACCGTTGCGGATCCCTCAGTGTTTGCCTCCATTGCGCCCCCCAGCGTTGCGAATCCGGCTGGCGGTAGTCTCTTCCAGAGCTCCTTCGGGCCTCTGCTCGGCGCTTGCGGGGGCGATCTGGCCTGTGCGGTAAGCAGCTACGAGGGGCTGGCAACCGCTACGGTGGCTGGGAACTCTAAGTACTTCATCGAGTATCCAGAGGATATCCGTCTCTACGGCCTGAGTTTCTCCACGACCCTGCCCACCGGCACCGCTTGGAGCGGCGAGATCAGCTACCGTCCCAATGCCCCGGTACAGCTCAACACCGTGGATATTCTCTTTGGCGGACTGACTCCTGCAGACCCCTCTGTCTCGCCGATTCAGGCGACGCCTGGTGGAGACACCCATGGATACCGGCGCAAGGAGATTAGCCAAGCGCAGACGACCCTAGTCCACTTCTTCGACCAGGTGATGGGCGCCGACCGCCTGACCCTGATCGGTGAAGTGGGCTTCACCCATGTGGGAGGCCTGGAAAACTCCAGCAAGCTGCGCTATGGCCGCGATCCGGTTTTCGGCTCGGGCGTCCTGCCGAGCGGGCGCTGCGAGAGCCTGAATGCCTCCATCCTGACCGATGTTTCGCAGAAGAATCTCAGCCGCTATTGCGAGGACGAGGGCTTCGTAACCAGTGACTCCTGGGGTTACCGAGCTCGGGCGATCTGGGAATACAACAACCTGGTTCCGGGCATCGAGCTGAAGCCAAACATCGCCTGGTCGCATGACGTCAAGGGTTACGGCCCGAACGGGCTGTTTAACGAAGATGCGAAAGCCATAAGTCTGGGCTTGGACGCCAACTACCTCAGCACCTACACCGCCGGGCTTTCCTACACCAACTTCTTCGGCGGCAAATACAACAATTCGGTTGATCGCGACTTCGTAGCCCTGAGCTTCGGAATGTCGTTTTAA
- a CDS encoding NAD(P)/FAD-dependent oxidoreductase, whose protein sequence is MSKAAAGSKVVIYGGGMAGAILAKELCSVAEVTLVDPNDYFEVPMAAPRSLVHPSFAEKAIVPFRQALPGVRHLRGKLTELTKSGGLVTLSSGQRINVSGDVSVLATGSSFSNSLMRASDATAGERKGFYSRYSQRIAEAERILIVGGGPIGIEVAGEISESYPNKQITILEAGPRVLAGTTVAASQFAVSVLSQRGVTILTGEKLVDSESTPRDVFSNAGVATTSSGRKIAYDLIVWCVGGKPNTDYMRPNFASLLNEKGQIKVTQNLRVVGKADLFALGDITDLDENKMAWHIAAQVKNSAFNIRQVLSGKSSEKSLKKHKAQTGNPMMAVTLGSQMGVVHLPVVGLIKCPALTRAAKAGHMLVPKYRKILGV, encoded by the coding sequence ATGTCAAAAGCTGCGGCTGGCTCTAAAGTTGTAATTTATGGTGGCGGTATGGCTGGTGCCATCCTTGCGAAAGAGCTTTGCTCTGTTGCGGAAGTGACCCTGGTTGACCCCAACGATTATTTTGAAGTGCCCATGGCTGCACCACGGAGCTTGGTGCATCCCAGCTTTGCCGAAAAAGCCATTGTTCCTTTCAGACAGGCATTGCCTGGTGTTAGGCATCTGCGTGGAAAGCTCACGGAGCTAACAAAAAGTGGTGGTTTGGTAACCCTAAGCTCAGGCCAACGGATCAATGTCTCGGGCGATGTCAGTGTATTGGCTACCGGCAGCAGCTTCAGCAACTCCCTGATGCGTGCATCCGACGCAACGGCTGGAGAGCGCAAGGGATTTTATTCCCGTTATAGCCAACGTATTGCTGAGGCAGAGAGGATCCTAATTGTTGGGGGTGGCCCCATTGGGATAGAAGTTGCGGGTGAGATCAGTGAGAGCTATCCGAATAAGCAAATCACGATATTGGAAGCTGGTCCCAGGGTGTTGGCTGGGACAACGGTGGCGGCCAGTCAGTTTGCCGTTTCGGTATTGTCACAGCGCGGGGTAACTATCCTAACCGGAGAGAAGCTTGTTGACTCCGAAAGCACACCTCGCGATGTGTTCTCTAATGCTGGCGTCGCGACTACCAGCTCCGGTCGCAAGATAGCTTATGACCTGATCGTCTGGTGCGTGGGCGGGAAGCCCAATACGGATTATATGCGTCCCAATTTCGCATCTCTCTTGAATGAGAAAGGCCAGATCAAGGTAACCCAAAACTTGCGAGTTGTAGGCAAGGCGGATCTCTTTGCTTTGGGTGACATCACTGATCTCGATGAAAATAAAATGGCGTGGCATATCGCAGCGCAGGTCAAGAACTCTGCGTTCAATATTCGCCAAGTGCTTTCTGGAAAGTCTAGCGAGAAAAGTCTGAAGAAGCACAAGGCGCAAACTGGCAACCCAATGATGGCGGTAACGTTAGGCAGCCAAATGGGTGTGGTGCATTTGCCTGTGGTTGGGCTCATTAAGTGCCCTGCGTTAACTCGTGCTGCTAAAGCAGGGCACATGCTTGTTCCCAAGTATCGCAAGATTTTAGGCGTTTAA
- a CDS encoding DUF1329 domain-containing protein, which translates to MKKTVILAHSLALTFGLAYQSAFAAVSAEQAKQLGTSLTPMGAEMAGNADGTIPAWTGGLPKDAGSRDAAGFLSNPFANEQPLFTITAQNVAQYQDKLSPGQLAMLKRYPSTYKLTVYPSHRSANAPDFVYQAAKANATKTSMIEGGNGLANFSTAVPFPIPQNGLEVVWNHITRYRGGSVKRSHIQATPLANGTFVPVHFKDQFTFRDRVADFDPANPGNVLFYYKQLVTAPAREAGNVILVHETLNQVKEPRMAWIYNSGQRRVRRAPQISYDGPYPASEGQRTADNLDMYNGAPDRYDWKLVGKREIYIPYNSYRLDAPDLKYADIVKPGHINPDLTRYELHRVWQVEATLKPGERHIYSKRIFYIDEDTWQISLADHYDSRGTLWRVAEGHIGPMYDLQIPWLGTEALYDLINGRYIVSGMRNEEKEPLQFGFTTGTAEYTAAALRTSGIR; encoded by the coding sequence ATGAAAAAGACAGTCATCCTGGCGCATTCACTGGCCTTGACCTTCGGCCTTGCCTACCAGTCCGCCTTTGCCGCAGTCAGTGCCGAGCAGGCCAAGCAACTAGGGACCTCGCTCACACCAATGGGTGCCGAAATGGCCGGCAACGCAGATGGCACCATTCCCGCCTGGACCGGCGGTCTGCCCAAGGATGCTGGTAGCCGGGATGCCGCCGGCTTCCTCAGTAACCCCTTCGCCAATGAGCAGCCGCTGTTCACCATCACCGCGCAGAATGTAGCGCAGTACCAGGACAAGCTGAGCCCTGGGCAGTTAGCGATGCTTAAGCGCTACCCCAGCACTTACAAGCTGACAGTCTATCCCAGCCACCGCAGTGCCAACGCGCCCGACTTCGTCTACCAGGCCGCCAAAGCGAACGCGACTAAGACCTCCATGATCGAAGGGGGCAACGGCTTGGCTAATTTCAGCACGGCTGTGCCCTTCCCGATCCCGCAAAATGGTTTGGAAGTAGTGTGGAACCACATCACCCGCTACCGTGGTGGCAGCGTCAAACGCAGTCATATACAGGCCACGCCGCTGGCGAATGGAACCTTCGTGCCAGTGCACTTCAAGGACCAGTTTACCTTCCGGGATCGTGTCGCTGACTTCGATCCGGCGAATCCGGGCAATGTGCTGTTCTACTACAAGCAACTGGTGACAGCGCCAGCCCGCGAAGCGGGTAACGTGATTCTGGTGCACGAAACCCTCAACCAAGTGAAAGAGCCGCGCATGGCCTGGATCTACAACTCCGGCCAGCGTCGCGTGCGCCGTGCCCCGCAGATCTCCTACGACGGCCCCTATCCGGCCTCCGAAGGACAGCGTACTGCGGATAACCTGGACATGTACAACGGGGCACCGGATCGCTACGACTGGAAGCTGGTGGGCAAGCGCGAGATCTACATCCCTTACAACAGCTACCGGCTCGATGCACCGGACCTCAAGTATGCAGATATCGTCAAACCTGGGCATATCAACCCGGATCTGACCCGCTACGAACTGCACCGAGTCTGGCAGGTCGAGGCAACTCTCAAACCTGGTGAGCGGCACATCTACTCCAAGCGGATCTTCTATATCGACGAAGATACCTGGCAGATTTCCCTGGCCGACCACTACGACTCCCGAGGCACACTGTGGCGCGTCGCTGAAGGCCATATCGGGCCGATGTACGACCTGCAGATCCCTTGGCTGGGCACTGAGGCTCTGTATGACCTGATCAACGGCCGCTACATCGTCTCCGGTATGCGCAACGAGGAAAAAGAGCCGCTGCAGTTCGGCTTCACCACGGGCACCGCGGAATACACCGCGGCCGCGCTACGCACTTCTGGCATTCGCTAA
- a CDS encoding fumarylacetoacetate hydrolase family protein, whose amino-acid sequence MAAVNVVRFAYQNEIHWGVIRQGHITVIPGTFETTGDLVRNTKVSELAQLNGTEIAADKVKILSPVTRNQQFVCQGANYRQHMIESGMDPDEKKYNMIFTKAASCIVEADSPVIKPANVRFLDYEIELGLILKREITAQVRVTDSNLHEFIAGLVIVNDYSARDVQIPQMQFYKGKSFRTFGPVGPHLCLLDSEHIDYLKKLQLCLKVNGQVRQSDSTANMVYGPAETLTELSGVHDFAPGDLIATGTPAGCALTVPSPAKQRIAALLPESVKWKAFLKAQEGRSQYLKSGDLVEASICSTDGVIDLGVQRNQVVERV is encoded by the coding sequence ATGGCCGCTGTCAACGTCGTTCGCTTCGCATATCAGAATGAAATCCACTGGGGTGTGATACGCCAAGGGCATATCACTGTCATTCCAGGGACATTCGAAACTACCGGCGATCTTGTGCGCAACACGAAGGTGAGCGAGCTGGCGCAGCTCAATGGAACCGAGATTGCAGCTGACAAGGTGAAGATCCTTTCACCGGTGACTCGCAATCAGCAGTTCGTCTGCCAGGGTGCCAACTATCGCCAGCACATGATCGAGTCCGGCATGGATCCGGATGAGAAGAAGTACAACATGATCTTCACCAAGGCCGCCAGTTGCATCGTTGAGGCCGACAGCCCGGTGATCAAGCCGGCCAATGTTCGCTTCCTCGACTACGAGATCGAGCTGGGACTGATCCTCAAGCGTGAGATCACTGCTCAGGTTCGAGTGACCGATAGCAACCTTCACGAGTTCATCGCCGGTCTGGTGATCGTCAACGACTATTCCGCGCGCGATGTGCAGATCCCGCAGATGCAGTTCTATAAGGGCAAGAGTTTCCGAACTTTTGGGCCGGTTGGGCCACATCTGTGTCTGCTCGATAGTGAGCACATTGACTACCTCAAAAAGTTGCAGCTGTGCCTGAAGGTCAATGGCCAGGTTCGCCAGAGCGACAGTACCGCGAACATGGTGTATGGCCCGGCTGAGACGCTCACGGAGCTGTCGGGTGTACACGACTTCGCACCTGGCGATCTCATAGCCACTGGCACGCCAGCGGGTTGCGCCCTGACGGTTCCGTCGCCGGCCAAGCAGCGCATCGCAGCGTTGCTGCCAGAGAGCGTGAAGTGGAAGGCCTTCCTGAAAGCTCAGGAGGGGCGTAGCCAGTACCTCAAGTCCGGTGATTTGGTCGAGGCCAGCATTTGCAGCACCGATGGTGTTATCGACCTTGGCGTACAGCGCAACCAGGTGGTGGAGCGAGTCTGA